A region from the Kribbella shirazensis genome encodes:
- the ilvD gene encoding dihydroxy-acid dehydratase, which produces MPALRSRTVTHGRNMAGARALMQASGVAREDFGKPIIAVANSFTEFVPGHTHLAPVGRIVSEAIHAAGGIAREFNTIAVDDGIAMGHGGMLYSLPSRDLIADSVEYMVEAHCADALVCISNCDKITPGMLMAALRLNIPTVFVSGGPMEAGRATLVDGTVRKLDLVDAMSEAVNENVSDADILRIEENACPTCGSCSGMFTANSMNCLTEAIGLSLPGNGSLLATHTGRRALYEKAGETVVRLAERYYDNDDATVLPRSVASKEAFGNAMALDIAMGGSTNTILHLLAAAQEAEVDFDLDDMNAVSLRVPCLAKVAPNVTANGTYYMEDVHRAGGIPAILGELRRADLLNENVHTVHSDSIDEWLKTWDLRGGSPSPEAVELWHAAPGCKRSATAFSQSERWDTLDTDAAGGCIRDREHAYSKDGGLAVLKGNLAVDGCVVKTAGVDESIWTFEGPAVVCESQEEAVEKILAKQVQPGDVVVIRYEGPKGGPGMQEMLYPTSFLKGRGLGKVCALVTDGRFSGGTSGLSIGHVSPEAASGGTIALVEDGDHIKIDIPNRTIELLVSDEDLAARKAALNGVYAPKNRERKVSNALRTYAAMATSADKGAVRDLSKLG; this is translated from the coding sequence GTGCCTGCTCTGAGGTCCCGCACAGTCACCCACGGTCGCAACATGGCGGGCGCTCGCGCGCTCATGCAGGCCTCGGGCGTAGCCCGGGAGGACTTCGGGAAGCCGATCATCGCGGTGGCGAACAGTTTCACCGAGTTCGTGCCCGGCCACACCCATCTCGCCCCGGTCGGCAGGATCGTGTCCGAGGCGATCCACGCCGCCGGCGGGATCGCGCGCGAGTTCAACACGATCGCCGTCGACGACGGGATCGCGATGGGCCACGGTGGCATGCTCTACAGCCTCCCGTCCCGGGACCTGATCGCCGACTCGGTCGAGTACATGGTCGAGGCGCACTGCGCGGACGCGCTGGTCTGCATCTCGAACTGCGACAAGATCACCCCGGGCATGCTGATGGCCGCGCTCCGGCTGAACATCCCGACCGTGTTCGTCTCCGGCGGCCCGATGGAGGCCGGCCGGGCGACGCTGGTCGACGGCACCGTCCGCAAGCTCGACCTGGTCGACGCGATGTCCGAGGCCGTCAACGAGAACGTCTCCGACGCCGACATCCTGCGGATCGAGGAGAACGCCTGCCCGACCTGCGGTTCGTGTTCGGGCATGTTCACCGCGAACTCGATGAACTGCCTGACCGAGGCGATCGGCCTCTCGCTGCCCGGCAACGGTTCGCTGCTCGCGACCCACACCGGCCGCCGCGCGCTGTACGAGAAGGCGGGCGAGACCGTCGTACGGCTGGCCGAGCGGTACTACGACAACGACGACGCGACCGTGCTGCCGCGCAGCGTCGCGTCGAAGGAGGCGTTCGGGAACGCGATGGCCCTGGACATCGCGATGGGCGGGTCGACGAACACGATCCTGCACCTGCTCGCCGCGGCCCAGGAGGCCGAGGTCGACTTCGACCTGGACGACATGAACGCGGTGTCGCTGCGGGTGCCGTGCCTGGCGAAGGTCGCGCCCAACGTGACCGCCAACGGCACCTACTACATGGAGGACGTGCACCGTGCGGGCGGGATCCCGGCGATCCTCGGCGAGCTGCGCCGCGCCGACCTGCTGAACGAGAACGTCCACACCGTGCACAGCGACTCGATCGACGAGTGGCTGAAGACGTGGGACCTGCGCGGCGGCTCACCGTCCCCGGAGGCCGTCGAGCTGTGGCATGCGGCGCCGGGCTGCAAGCGGTCGGCGACGGCGTTCTCGCAGTCCGAGCGCTGGGACACGCTGGACACCGACGCGGCGGGCGGCTGCATCCGCGACCGCGAGCACGCGTACTCCAAGGACGGCGGTCTCGCCGTACTGAAGGGCAACCTGGCCGTCGACGGCTGTGTCGTGAAGACGGCCGGTGTGGACGAGTCGATCTGGACTTTCGAGGGTCCCGCGGTCGTGTGCGAGTCGCAGGAGGAGGCCGTCGAGAAGATCCTGGCGAAGCAGGTCCAGCCGGGTGACGTCGTCGTGATCCGGTACGAGGGCCCCAAGGGCGGTCCGGGGATGCAGGAGATGCTGTACCCGACGTCGTTCCTGAAGGGCCGCGGCCTGGGCAAGGTGTGCGCACTGGTGACGGACGGCCGCTTCTCCGGCGGTACGTCGGGACTCTCGATCGGGCACGTCTCGCCCGAGGCGGCGTCCGGCGGCACGATCGCCCTGGTCGAGGACGGCGACCACATCAAGATCGACATCCCGAACCGCACGATCGAGCTGCTGGTCTCCGACGAGGACCTGGCCGCGCGCAAGGCGGCGCTGAACGGCGTGTACGCCCCGAAGAACCGCGAGCGCAAGGTCTCCAACGCCCTGCGCACCTACGCAGCCATGGCCACCAGCGCCGACAAGGGCGCCGTCCGCGACCTCAGCAAGCTCGGCTAG
- a CDS encoding LON peptidase substrate-binding domain-containing protein, giving the protein MDSRLPLLTVDTVIFPGLVLPIPVNDVQGRAVVRDLVENGGELVCGALAVRDGYELGERVFRSLYGTGCAATISEITLDADDEGPIEVTLTGNRRFKVTELDGTGDYLVGDVEWLPDDLGEDPLGTATIALERFRRYAEAVSEISRPGLHLGDLPDDPGTLSYLMSAAMKLMTPDRQKLLEAPDATTRLVQLVGLLDSELSAITALPSLPATDLITWSTLSPN; this is encoded by the coding sequence ATGGACTCCCGCCTGCCGTTGCTCACTGTCGACACGGTGATCTTTCCCGGGCTGGTGCTCCCGATTCCGGTGAACGACGTCCAGGGCCGGGCCGTGGTCCGCGACCTGGTCGAGAACGGCGGCGAACTGGTCTGCGGCGCGCTCGCGGTCCGGGACGGGTACGAGCTCGGCGAGCGGGTGTTCCGGTCGCTGTACGGGACCGGCTGTGCGGCGACGATCTCCGAGATCACGCTGGACGCCGACGACGAGGGACCGATCGAGGTCACCCTGACCGGGAACCGCCGGTTCAAGGTGACCGAGCTGGACGGTACCGGCGACTACCTGGTCGGTGACGTCGAGTGGCTGCCCGACGACCTCGGCGAGGACCCGTTGGGTACGGCGACGATCGCGCTCGAGCGTTTCCGCCGGTACGCCGAAGCGGTCAGCGAAATCAGCCGCCCCGGCCTCCACCTCGGCGACCTCCCCGACGACCCCGGCACGCTGTCGTACCTGATGTCCGCCGCCATGAAACTCATGACCCCCGACCGCCAGAAACTCCTCGAGGCCCCGGACGCCACCACCCGCCTGGTCCAACTGGTAGGCCTCCTCGACAGCGAACTCTCCGCCATCACCGCCCTCCCCTCCCTCCCCGCCACCGACCTCATCACCTGGTCCACCCTCTCCCCCAACTGA
- a CDS encoding type II toxin-antitoxin system PemK/MazF family toxin, which produces MRPIHIARLDKPRPVVVLTRELIRPRLTNVTVAPITSTIRGLSTEVLVGPDNGLDHASAISCDNVQTIPKAQLGRLIGYLHPDQEPALAEAINLAFDLEL; this is translated from the coding sequence ATGCGGCCGATCCACATCGCGCGGCTCGACAAGCCGCGCCCTGTTGTCGTCCTCACCCGTGAGCTGATCCGCCCGCGCCTGACCAACGTCACGGTCGCCCCGATCACCAGCACGATCCGCGGCCTGTCCACCGAGGTCCTGGTCGGCCCCGACAACGGGCTGGATCACGCCAGCGCGATCTCCTGCGACAACGTCCAAACCATCCCGAAGGCCCAGCTCGGCCGCCTGATCGGCTACCTCCACCCCGACCAGGAACCAGCCCTGGCCGAGGCAATCAACCTCGCCTTCGACCTCGAGCTCTAG
- a CDS encoding ribbon-helix-helix domain-containing protein, translating into MSKQITVRLPDELVDFMDELVASDKATSRASVVARAMERERRRELAARDLAILSAHGDYPDLEGLAPAAAGTVLSDLD; encoded by the coding sequence ATGAGTAAGCAGATCACGGTGCGGTTGCCGGATGAGTTGGTGGACTTCATGGATGAGCTCGTGGCCAGCGACAAGGCGACGAGCCGGGCGTCCGTGGTCGCTCGCGCCATGGAGCGGGAGCGGCGGCGGGAGCTGGCCGCGCGGGATCTCGCGATCCTGTCCGCGCACGGCGACTATCCCGATCTCGAGGGGCTCGCGCCTGCGGCGGCCGGCACGGTTCTCAGCGACCTCGATTGA